The DNA segment AGCAGATTGAAGTGGACGTGCGTGAAACGGACCCAATCGGCGTAGCCCGCTCCGCCCATCCAGATGCCCAGGACGGCGGCAAGGAAAAAGTACACAAGCGACGCGACGACGAAGCCCTTCGTATAGCGATCCATCGGTATCCTCCGCAGGTCGTTTTCCCGTTCCGGGGAATTCCCGGCGCCTGAGGAGGATTATCTCCGGGAGGGGGGACCGGTTCCTTGACGGGAGTCAAGCGCGCCGGCCCCCCCTCGGGGAAGGCGGGAAAAGGCCGTTCTTACCCCTGCGCCTTCGCGGGGCGCACCGTGAGCAGGTCCCAGACGGTGGTGAGCAGCCCGGCGAGGAAGAACACGCCGGCGGTCATCGTGACGCCCATCCAGAGGCGCATGTATCCCTGCGCGGTCATGTATCCCATGTCGAGGACTCGCTCGATGTAGCTCTGCAGCACC comes from the Thermodesulfobacteriota bacterium genome and includes:
- a CDS encoding nitric-oxide reductase, with protein sequence FGAYALLNLTIFYFAMPKVKGIEVFDDARGKIGFWTMCIAMMIMGLTFGVAGVLQSYIERVLDMGYMTAQGYMRLWMGVTMTAGVFFLAGLLTTVWDLLTVRPAKAQG